Proteins found in one Zea mays cultivar B73 chromosome 1, Zm-B73-REFERENCE-NAM-5.0, whole genome shotgun sequence genomic segment:
- the LOC100193996 gene encoding Probable mitochondrial adenine nucleotide transporter BTL3, with product MPWPEMWLPPAAGEGAVAAGLFLDGVDGTAHGALLAAMPGCSLSFGHQHRRRRGAPLGFLSLTMSVKGGRGFAPAPVGLLPDAEEKARAEESDALVAGKRAVEVAAEAEGVILLQEKEKKDGRAGAGAMNVSKHLWAGAVAAMISRTVVAPLERLKLEYIVRGEQRNLFELMHAIATTQGLKGFWKGNFVNILRTAPFKAVNFYAYDSYRKQLLKWSGNEESANFERFIAGAFAGVTATIMCIPMDTIRTKMVAPGGEALGGVIGVARHMIQTEGFFSLYKGLVPSLISMAPSGAVFYGVYDILKMAYLHSPEGKKRVSMMKQQKQETNALDQLELGTVRTLLYGAIAGCCAEAATYPFEVVRRQLQMQVKATRMNALATCLKIVDQGGVPALYAGLIPSLLQVLPSASISYFVYELMKIVLKVE from the exons ATGCCGTGGCCCGAGATGTGGCTGCCTCCCGCGGCCGGGGAGGGGGCGGTGGCGGCGGGGCTGTTTCTCGATGGCGTCGATGGGACGGCGCACGGCGCGCTCCTCGCGGCCATGCCCGGGTGCTCCCTGTCGTTCGGGCACCAGCATCGGCGCCGACGTGGGGCGCCGCTGGGGTTTCTGTCGCTGACAATGTCGGTGAAGGGGGGTAGGGGGTTCGCGCCGGCCCCGGTTGGGTTGCTCCCCGACGCGGAGGAGAAGGCCAGGGCGGAGGAGTCGGACGCGCTGGTCGCGGGGAAGAGGGCTGTGGAAGTGGCCGCGGAGGCGGAGGGAGTGATTCTGCtgcaggagaaggagaagaaggacggtcGTGCTGGAGCTGGAGCGATGAACGTGAGCAAGCATCTCTGGGCTGGAGCAGTTGCTGCCATGATCTCGAG AACAGTTGTTGCTCCTCTTGAGAGGTTAAAGTTGGAGTATATAGTTCGTGGTGAGCAGAGGAATCTATTTGAGCTTATGCATGCTATTGCAACAACACAAGGGTTGAAAGGCTTTTGGAAAGGGAACTTTGTCAACATCCTCCGCACTGCTCCATTCAAGGCAGTCAACTTCTACGCATATGACAGTTACAGAAAGCAACTGCTCAAATGGTCTGGTAACGAAGAATCTGCAAACTTTGAGAGATTTATTGCTGGTGCTTTTGCTGGTGTTACAGCAACGATTATGTGCATACCTATGGATACA ATCAGGACAAAGATGGTAGCTCCTGGTGGTGAAGCTTTAGGCGGGGTCATTGGTGTTGCCCGCCACATGATCCAAACTGAAGGATTCTTCTCGCTGTATAAGGGATTGGTGCCTTCTCTTATCAGCATGGCACCCTCTGGCGCTGTATTCTATGGAGTGTATGACATACTGAAGATGGCTTATCTGCATTCTCCTGAAGGAAAGAAAAGGGTATCGATGATGAAGCAACAAAAACAAGAGACAAATGCATTGGATCAACTTGAACTGGGTACTGTGAGGACTTTACTCTATGGGGCCATTGCTGGTTGCTGTGCTGAAGCTGCTACATACCCATTTGAAGTGGTCCGTAGGCAGCTACAGATGCAAGTAAAAGCAACCAGAATGAATGCGCTTGCAACATGCCTTAAGATTGTTGACCAAGGTGGGGTACCAGCACTGTATGCTGGTCTAATCCCCAGCTTGTTACAG GTTCTACCATCAGCATCGATCAGCTATTTTGTTTATGAGTTAATGAAGATAGTTCTGAAAGTGGAGTGA